A genomic segment from Castor canadensis chromosome 1, mCasCan1.hap1v2, whole genome shotgun sequence encodes:
- the Mob2 gene encoding MOB kinase activator 2 isoform X3, whose product MDWLMGKSKAKPNGKKPAAEEKKMYLEPEHTKSRITDFEFKELVVLPREIDLNEWLASNTTTFFHHINLQYSTISEFCTGETCQTMAVCNTQYYWYDERGKKVKCTAPQYVDFVMSSVQKLVTDEDVFPTKYGREFPSSFESLVKKICKYLFHVLGHIYWAHFKEILALELHGHLNTLYVHFILFAREFNLLDPKETAVMDDLTEVLCSLPGGGGGSTGDGASSGAPGAQNHVKER is encoded by the exons GAAATCTAAAGCAAAGCCTAATGGCAAGAAGCCTGCTGCAGAGGAAAAGAAGATGTACCTGGAGCCAGAGCACACCAAGTCCAGGATCACCGACTTTGAGTTCAAGGAGCTGGTGGTGCTACCCCGGGAGATTGACCTCAATGAGTGGCTGGCTAGCAACA caACAACCTTTTTCCACCACATCAACCTGCAGTATAGCACAATCTCAGAATTTTGCACAGGAGAGACTTGTCAGACGATGGCCGTGTGCAATAC ACAGTACTACTGGTATGACGAGCGGGGCAAGAAGGTCAAGTGCACAGCCCCCCAGTATGTTGACTTCGTCATGAGCTCTGTGCAGAAGCTGGTGACCGACGAAGACGTATTCCCCACAAAATACG GCAGAGAATTCCCCAGCTCCTTTGAGTCTTTGGTGAAGAAGATCTGCAAGTACCTTTTTCATGTGCTGGGCCACATCTACTGGGCCCACTTCAAGGAGATCCTGGCCCTCGAGCTGCATGGACACTTGAACACACTGTATGTCCACTTCATCCTCTTCGCCAGGGAGTTCAACCTGCTCGACCCCAAAGAGACCGCTGTCATGGACGACCTCACTGAGGTGCTGTGCAGCCTCCCTGGCGGGGgcggtggcagtactggggatggggCCAGCAGTGGGGCCCCGGGGGCACAGAACCATGTGAAGGAAAGATGA
- the Mob2 gene encoding MOB kinase activator 2 isoform X2, with the protein MHVKHHVFCVAGREASWAWKSKAKPNGKKPAAEEKKMYLEPEHTKSRITDFEFKELVVLPREIDLNEWLASNTTTFFHHINLQYSTISEFCTGETCQTMAVCNTQYYWYDERGKKVKCTAPQYVDFVMSSVQKLVTDEDVFPTKYGREFPSSFESLVKKICKYLFHVLGHIYWAHFKEILALELHGHLNTLYVHFILFAREFNLLDPKETAVMDDLTEVLCSLPGGGGGSTGDGASSGAPGAQNHVKER; encoded by the exons GAAATCTAAAGCAAAGCCTAATGGCAAGAAGCCTGCTGCAGAGGAAAAGAAGATGTACCTGGAGCCAGAGCACACCAAGTCCAGGATCACCGACTTTGAGTTCAAGGAGCTGGTGGTGCTACCCCGGGAGATTGACCTCAATGAGTGGCTGGCTAGCAACA caACAACCTTTTTCCACCACATCAACCTGCAGTATAGCACAATCTCAGAATTTTGCACAGGAGAGACTTGTCAGACGATGGCCGTGTGCAATAC ACAGTACTACTGGTATGACGAGCGGGGCAAGAAGGTCAAGTGCACAGCCCCCCAGTATGTTGACTTCGTCATGAGCTCTGTGCAGAAGCTGGTGACCGACGAAGACGTATTCCCCACAAAATACG GCAGAGAATTCCCCAGCTCCTTTGAGTCTTTGGTGAAGAAGATCTGCAAGTACCTTTTTCATGTGCTGGGCCACATCTACTGGGCCCACTTCAAGGAGATCCTGGCCCTCGAGCTGCATGGACACTTGAACACACTGTATGTCCACTTCATCCTCTTCGCCAGGGAGTTCAACCTGCTCGACCCCAAAGAGACCGCTGTCATGGACGACCTCACTGAGGTGCTGTGCAGCCTCCCTGGCGGGGgcggtggcagtactggggatggggCCAGCAGTGGGGCCCCGGGGGCACAGAACCATGTGAAGGAAAGATGA
- the Mob2 gene encoding MOB kinase activator 2 isoform X4 encodes MYLEPEHTKSRITDFEFKELVVLPREIDLNEWLASNTTTFFHHINLQYSTISEFCTGETCQTMAVCNTQYYWYDERGKKVKCTAPQYVDFVMSSVQKLVTDEDVFPTKYGREFPSSFESLVKKICKYLFHVLGHIYWAHFKEILALELHGHLNTLYVHFILFAREFNLLDPKETAVMDDLTEVLCSLPGGGGGSTGDGASSGAPGAQNHVKER; translated from the exons ATGTACCTGGAGCCAGAGCACACCAAGTCCAGGATCACCGACTTTGAGTTCAAGGAGCTGGTGGTGCTACCCCGGGAGATTGACCTCAATGAGTGGCTGGCTAGCAACA caACAACCTTTTTCCACCACATCAACCTGCAGTATAGCACAATCTCAGAATTTTGCACAGGAGAGACTTGTCAGACGATGGCCGTGTGCAATAC ACAGTACTACTGGTATGACGAGCGGGGCAAGAAGGTCAAGTGCACAGCCCCCCAGTATGTTGACTTCGTCATGAGCTCTGTGCAGAAGCTGGTGACCGACGAAGACGTATTCCCCACAAAATACG GCAGAGAATTCCCCAGCTCCTTTGAGTCTTTGGTGAAGAAGATCTGCAAGTACCTTTTTCATGTGCTGGGCCACATCTACTGGGCCCACTTCAAGGAGATCCTGGCCCTCGAGCTGCATGGACACTTGAACACACTGTATGTCCACTTCATCCTCTTCGCCAGGGAGTTCAACCTGCTCGACCCCAAAGAGACCGCTGTCATGGACGACCTCACTGAGGTGCTGTGCAGCCTCCCTGGCGGGGgcggtggcagtactggggatggggCCAGCAGTGGGGCCCCGGGGGCACAGAACCATGTGAAGGAAAGATGA